A region of the Candidatus Hydrogenedentota bacterium genome:
CTGCGAGACTACGGCTTGGCATGCCTGCCACAAATTTTCACTACGTTTACCTGCTGGTCAGCGAGAAGTATCCTGACCGGCACTACACGGGATGTACTCTTGACCTGCGCGCCCGACTCGAAATGCATAACGCCGGATCAGTATCCCACACGGCCAAATTCGGGCCGTGGCGACTAGAAACATGCACCGCATTCCGTTCGAAGAAGAAGGCCCGAGACTTTGAATCCTATCTCAAGTCCGGCTCCGGCCGGGAATTCGCGCGCCGCCATTTCTGATGGCCGATGAAACGGTTCCTCCAGCGCTTTTCACGCTTGGTGGTCAGGTTCGCCGCCGCTGCGTTTTTCCTCCAAGTCGTCATAGGCTTCACCGGCATGCCGCGCTGGCGCGCGAACCGGCACGCTGAGGCCGATGCGGCCGCCCCGGCTTACATCGTCGTTCTGGGCGGTGGCGGGATTCCGAGTGAAACGGGACTGATGCGGACCTATTGCGCGGCAGCCATCGGCACCAATTATCCGTCGGCAACGTTCATCGTCTCACTGCCTTGCGATGGTGATCCCGAAACGAACAGCGTAGGTCGCATGCGCGATGAACTCGTCCTTCGCGGACTACCGCGTCATTCCATTGAAATGGAGCACGACGGGTTGAACACGCACG
Encoded here:
- a CDS encoding GIY-YIG nuclease family protein, translating into MPATNFHYVYLLVSEKYPDRHYTGCTLDLRARLEMHNAGSVSHTAKFGPWRLETCTAFRSKKKARDFESYLKSGSGREFARRHF
- a CDS encoding YdcF family protein, with the protein product MVVRFAAAAFFLQVVIGFTGMPRWRANRHAEADAAAPAYIVVLGGGGIPSETGLMRTYCAAAIGTNYPSATFIVSLPCDGDPETNSVGRMRDELVLRGLPRHSIEMEHDGLNTHEQAASVARILGPAALTNRVLVVTSPYHIRRALLCFRKVGFTQVDGSATLGIGAEADAGAAGPLDLRYTFWATLHAEIDWVRECVALLYYRLRGWI